Genomic window (Drosophila ananassae strain 14024-0371.13 chromosome 3L, ASM1763931v2, whole genome shotgun sequence):
CAGAGGTAAATAGTTAGAGCTTCCTAAGGGATATGCTTGGTGGAGCATGAAAGTGAACTAAACACCAGCAAGATCACCCCGAAGGAGAACAACAGTAAAAACTACGGTCTCTTCCAAATCAACAGCAAGAACTATTGCTCTGAGGGACGAAAAGGAGGACAATGCAACAAGAAATGTGAAGGTGGGTTTTAAAACCAAAATactgtatatatatttcattaatatgaatatgaaagtgaaataaataaatccactcattaaaaatattgcttaaatattgCCTAGGTcggccaatttatatccgatcagGAAGTACCAATTGTGATCAGGGTACCAAGTACCTcgtttcctcattcaaaatattgtctaaacacgattttcaattttttcaaaattttgcaaggggttccCCCATGAAAATGTTGCTTTTCAGAGTTTCCCCATTTgacccccttccgatgtgcatagcTCGGTCAAATTATATCCGATCAGGAAACAaagtaccattttgtgatcagggtACCGAGTACCTCGTTTCCCCATTCAAAATATTGTctaaacacgattttcaatttttccaaaattttgcaaggggtacccccatGAAAATGTAGCTTTTCAGTGATTCCCCatttggcccccttccgatgtgcatagctcggccaatttatatccgatcagGAAACAaagtaccattttgtgatcagggtACCAAGTACCTcgtttcctcattcaaaatattgtctaaacacgattttcaattttttcacaattttgcaaagtaccattttgtgatcagggtACCGAGTACCTcgtttcctcattcaaaatattgtctaaaaatgattttcaattttatcaaaatttttcaaggggtaccctcATGAAAATGTTGCTTTTCAGAGTTTCCCCatttggcccccttccgatgtgcatagctcggccaatttatatccgatcagAAAACAaagtaccattttgtgatcagggtACCAAGTACCTCGTTTCCCCATTCAAAATATTGTctaaacacgattttcaattttttcaaaattttgcaaggggtacccccatGAAAATGTAGCTTTTCAGTGATTCCCCatttggcccccttccgatgtgcatagctcggccaatttatatccgatcagGAAACAaagtaccattttgtgatcagggtACCAAGTACCTcgtttcctcattcaaaatattgtctaaacatgattttaaattttttcaaaattttgcaaggggtacccctatgaaAATGTAGCTTTTCAGTGATTCCCCatttggcccccttccgatgtgcatagctcggccaatttatatccgatcagGAAACAaagtaccattttgtgatcagggtACCAAGTACCTcgtttcctcattcaaaatattgtctaaacacgattttcaattttttcaaaattttgcaaggggtacccccatGAAAATGTAGCTTTTCAGTGATTCCCCATTTGGCCCCCTTCCTATGTGCATAACTcggccaatttatatccgatcagGAAACAaagtaccattttgtgatcagcgTACTTAGAACCTCGTTtccttattttaaaaattgcttaaatatgattttaaattttttcaaaattttgcaaggggtacctCCATGAAAATGTTGCTTTTCAGAGTTTCCCCatttggcccccttccgatgtgcatagctcggccaatttatatccgatcagAAAACAaagtaccattttgtgatcagggtACCAAGTACCTCGTTTCCCCATTCAAAATATTGTctaaacacgattttcaattttttcaaaattttgcaaggggtacccccatGAAAATGTTGCTTTTCAGAGATGCCCcatttggccccttccgatgtgcatagctcggccaatttatatccgatcagGAAACAaagtaccattttgtgatcagggcACCAAGTACCTCatttccttattcaaaatattgtctaaaaatgattttcaattttttcaaaattttgcaaggggtacccccatGAAAATGTAGCTTTTCAGTGATTCCCCATTTGGCCCCCTTCCTATGTGCATAACTcggccaatttatatccgatcagGAAACAaagtaccattttgtgatcagggtACCAAGTACCTCGTTTCCTCATTCAACATTTTGCttaaatatgattttaaattttttctaaattttgcAAGTGGTACCTCCATGAAAATGTTGCTTTTCAGAGATGCCCcatttggccccttccgatgtgcatagctcggccaatttatatccgatcagGAAACAaagtaccattttgtgatcagggcACCAAGTACCTCatttccttattcaaaatattgtctaaaaatgattttcaattttttcaaaattttgcaaggggtacccccatGAAAATGTAGCTTTTCAGTGATTCCCCATTTGGCCCCCTTCCTATGTGCATAACTcggccaatttatatccgatcagGAAACAaagtaccattttgtgatcagggtACCAAGTACCTCGTTTCCTCATTCAACATTTTGCttaaatatgattttaaattttttctaaattttgcAAGTGGTACCTCCATGAAAATGTTGCTTTTCAGAGATGCCCcatttggccccttccgatgtgcatagctcggccaatttatatccgatcagGAAACAaagtaccattttgtgatcagggtACCGAGTACCTcgtttcctcattcaaaatattgtctaaaaatgattttcaattttttcaaaatttttcaaggggtacccccatGAAAATGTTGCTTTTCAGAGTTTCCCCatttggcccccttccgatgtgcatagctcggccaatttatatccgatcagAAAACAaagtaccattttgtgatcagtgTACCAAGTACCACGTTTCCTCATTCAACATTTTGCttaaatatgattttaaattttttctaaattttgcAAGTGGTACCTCCATGAAAATGTTGCTTTCTGAAGTACTATGaactatttatatttatttcatcTTTAATTTTAGACTTCTCAAACGATGACATTGGAGACGACATCGTCTGTGCCAAGATGATCCAGGAACGCGAGGGCTTTAAGTACTGGAAGGGCTGGGACCGTTTCTGTCGCAATCCGCAGAATCTGCCCAATCTGCGTGTGGCATGCAACCTGCGCAGCCTGTCGCCCCTGCGGACGCCTCGCGGCTTCCTCGGCCACGGCTAGAAACCTACTCCTATTCCTATAGACGTCTAACCTTCgagatatatgtacatatatatgaaTACTTTGCATAATTGCTTGTTCGGCTCCAGACTCAAATGCATAAACTGAGGGCTTCCAAGTGGGCGATGTGGCTTTTTGTTTGGGCGTTGGGTATCTTGATGGCACTTTCCATTGACACGGCGACTGGGGGTAATTGATAGCGGCAATGCAACACGTTGCAATCCGACACCCATTCAAAGGCAATGGCAATCATATGTTGGACTGTTGGATGGAAGGTTCTTTCCGCTGAACAATATCATTTTGCATTTCCGTTCAACAAAAGGTGGCGTTTCCGTTTCGGGGCAACAATAGTTATTGCGATCAACGCACCGCAGGGCATCAGGGAAGCGTTACCAACAAAGcccaaatgcaaacaataacGCTAACAGGTGGAGGCTCAAAAATCAGAGCGTAACTGCAAACTGAAAACTACAATGGCCGAAACATGGACAGAGGAAACATTGGCTGGCCGGTTCCATTAGAATGCGTTTTGCATATGTACGTGGTCAAAATAAATCAGTTTATTCTGCACAGAGAGAAATAtagtttataaattatattaactGAGTTTAGAGGTCTGAAAGTGAGTCTAGAAGCTCTGaagtttttaaaagtttattaGTTACTCCGAAAACAATAACCTTTTTGCTCTGTGTAGCACATTAGCTACATGAAGTGTTGTGTTGTGTTGACCATTGCCCAGACACCGGCCACATCCTGAACAATAAGTAGGGAGTAAACAGGCGATCGGCTAATTTCGGGcacgcgtgtgtgtgtgtgtgtttgtgtgtgcgtGGGATCCTATACACATAACCAAacaaatatacatttatatatattcccatGCCAGCAGGCATCTCCTGTCCTTTCTTGAGGCCTTGTCATAAATTTTCCACCTGAGTGTAACTGATAAAAAAGGGCCGCATCAGGTCGATCGTTGTTCCGAGGTTTTTTGTTGACCCTTCAGGTTTAACggaatttcactttcttttgacaattttttccttttgataCTTGTTTCAACCCTTGtacaattttatattagaaattaaatttcttcgtataactcaaaaaataatttttaaatatttcaatggtCTTGGattgaaaaatcatttaaaatgatATGCAATAACATATTATTTagttttcataattattttttccttatgTTGCACAAATGATCATAGTGATttggttggatatagttttcttaatcaatttaatttattttttcacacaCCTAATTTGTCTCATAGGTTGCCCAAGTGACCAAATGATCATGGTGAATTGggtgaatatattttttcctaatcaattttcatttagtttttcaCAAACCTTATTTGTGTCATAGGTGGCGCAAATGATCAATTGAATTGGTAGGGACTTAGGCAAACGGCGTAAAATCGGGgggaaaaaatttgaaaatgggAATACAGGCAAACGGCGTATTCACCAGATTTACTAGCGCCACCTATGTGTCAAATGTAAAATGTGGTGAATTTACTAGCGCCATCTACATGTCAAATGTAAAAATGTGGTGAATTTACTAGCGCCATCTACATGTCAAATGTAAAAATGTGGTGAATTTACTATCGCCATCTACATGTCAAATGTAAAAATGTGGTGAATTTACTAGCTCCATCTACATGTCAAATGTAAAAATGTGGTGAATTTACTATCGCCATCTACATGTCAAATGTAAAAATGTGGTGAATTTACTAGCTCCATTTACATGTAAATATTGACATGTAAAAAGATCGGCTAGTCATGAAATTTGACAGGATCATGTAGAAAACTTGTGTCGAGTAAAATGATCTGTCAAAGAGTGCTAGCGTTCTCAAATATAAATACATGTAGAAAAAAACTGGAAAGCCCTACCATTAGTTTGCCTGTATAcccattttcaaattttttcccCCCGATTTTACGCCGTTTGCCTAAGTCCCTACCAATTCAATTGATCATTTGCGCCACCTATGACACAAATAAGGTTTGtgaaaaactaaatgaaaattgattaggaaaaaatatattcaccCAATTCACCATGATCATTTGGTCACTTGGGCAACCTATGAGACAAATTAGGtgtgtgaaaaaataaattaaattgattaagaaaactatatccaaccaaATCACTATGATCATTTGTGCAAcataaggaaaaaataattatgaaaactAAATAATATGTTATTGCATatcattttaaatgatttttcaatCCAAGaccattgaaatatttaaaaattattttttgagttatacgaagaaatttaatttctaatataaaattgtaCAAGGGTTGAAACAAGtatcaaaaggaaaaaattgtcaaaagaaagtgaaattccGTTAAACCTGAAGGGTCAACAAAAAACCTCGGAACAACGATCGACCTGATGCGGCCCTTTTTTATCAGTTACACTCAGGTGGAAAATTTATGACAAGGCCTCAAGAAAGGACAGGAGATGCCTGCTGGCatgggaatatatataaatgtatatttgtTTGGTTATGTGTATAGGATCCCacgcacacacaaacacacacacacacacgcgtgCCCGAAATTAGCCGATCGCCTGTTTACTCCCTACTGGAGGCGTCAGGCTCTAAGCACTATCTCGTGTTTCGAGTCTTCTGATTGGTTTTCCCAATTATTTGACTTGTGGAAATTGGGGGGTGGTTTTCAGGTGTTTCCATTCATGGCTTCAATACATTCAAACACAAGAACCTGTTCTCATTTTTATGGATGAATAGGTTTCTATGATTATTTTAGAGATACAATTTTTAGTCTAAATCTCGCTTTGCCGGTTAGAACATTTTATACGTAAAATTTTGTCTCGAATATGGATCCACAAGTAACCTGCGATTTATGCAACATCAATTACTCTCTGGAAAAATTTTTTAGTCATTATGAGGGGTGTGTTGGTATACCCATCCGGGACAAGAAACATTATTATTACAGATTATGTGATCTTGACATACATTCAGATGAGGAGTTGTATGATGAAGATGATGACATAGAAATCTTCAGGACTACGAAACCTCGGCGTACTTCATGTTCATCTGATTCCCGGGTTGAGGAATACGTCATTATGAATATGTCgttatttaataaatgaatatatgaaaatattgaataaaataatcacaaatatataaaaatcaaaGCATCTTGTTTCCTTCTCTTCACTTCTTCCTATCCTGTCTTTCATGGCTCCCAGGTCTTTTGATTGGTTTACTCAATTCTTTGATCTGGAAAATTAGGGGTTGTTTTCAAGTGTCACAAcctgttttcagttttcgaGGATCGATGGGTGTCAATGATTATTTTAGGACTCCAATGGTTAGTCTAAATTTAACAGCCCAAGCAGGTTATTGAACTAAACCctaaaacagcaaaaaaaaaaaaaatataaaaaaccatGAGTCAAATCAGTGTAATATTTGAAGACAGTCAATCGAGTGATGATCTTTTCCCACTGTCAA
Coding sequences:
- the LOC6495598 gene encoding lysozyme c-1 isoform X2; its protein translation is MQIKLKVKRVHGIYVYLIIHCLSNLIVLKMKALWLWLIPVSVLFLLGLEQVESKKYQRCELTRVLVENYNFDKTFLSNWICLVEHESELNTSKITPKENNSKNYGLFQINSKNYCSEGRKGGQCNKKCEDFSNDDIGDDIVCAKMIQEREGFKYWKGWDRFCRNPQNLPNLRVACNLRSLSPLRTPRGFLGHG